The following are encoded in a window of Amycolatopsis lexingtonensis genomic DNA:
- a CDS encoding transglycosylase domain-containing protein has product MFSLVGLCVLAGILVAGTVAPAAIGAGLVSNQVSDSVDAISARLAAADPPLTTTVTDRDGTPIATLYAQYRLPVTAAGIATTMKAAIIGVEDRRFYTEGGVDLQGTLRAAINDSTGGALQGASTLTQQLVKNYLINVVDRTDPAAQQADREDSLARKLREAKMAVQLNETMSKDDILAEYLNVVEFSGTVYGVGAAAKAYFGTTADKLTVPQAALLAGMVNNPSVYNPYTHPDKALQRRNLVIDDMVTNGSLPASYAATAKAAPLGLLPDGPVTPSGTCLGAAPDAGFFCAYAESYLVHAGFTADQLATGGYTVKTTLDPRVSQVAKDAVDANVPTTQDGVANTFAVVQPGSAGHQVLAMVANRNYGTDPARGETSTDIVADASNEFGAGSSFKIFTSAAALVTGKAGLDTPLPNPDSQCFPVPDAHSACYTVHNDGHYADPISLADGLATSPNVAFVGLESQVGMPAVLDMAYKLGLRNTLATNDAGAAPDPSSSNPQYSQPQSKYFQNLLSFTLGNSPVSPLEMANVSATLMSGGVWCPPDPILSVTDRNGNAVPVPQQACEQVIPTGVANTLEAGLSKDTTDGTSAQAAHAAGWTRPDIGKTGTTQQSESVAFVGGVDGYAVSSMVFADGPHPREICPGTPVHLGDCGHGAFGGTVAAPPYFHAMSQLLAGVPDQPIPGPDPAYLQARS; this is encoded by the coding sequence GTGTTCTCTTTGGTCGGATTGTGCGTTCTCGCCGGAATACTGGTGGCGGGCACGGTGGCACCCGCCGCCATCGGAGCGGGACTGGTGTCGAATCAGGTGAGCGATTCCGTCGACGCCATTTCCGCCCGGCTCGCGGCGGCCGATCCCCCGCTCACCACCACCGTGACCGACCGCGACGGCACCCCGATCGCGACGCTCTACGCGCAGTACCGCCTCCCCGTCACCGCGGCCGGGATCGCGACGACGATGAAGGCCGCGATCATCGGAGTGGAGGACCGCCGCTTCTACACCGAAGGCGGCGTCGACCTGCAAGGAACCCTGCGCGCGGCGATCAACGACAGCACCGGCGGCGCACTGCAGGGCGCCTCGACGCTGACCCAGCAACTGGTCAAGAACTACCTGATCAACGTCGTCGACCGGACCGATCCGGCAGCCCAGCAGGCCGACCGCGAAGACTCGCTCGCCCGCAAGCTGCGGGAGGCGAAAATGGCCGTCCAGCTCAACGAAACGATGAGCAAGGACGACATCCTGGCCGAATACCTCAACGTGGTCGAATTCAGCGGAACCGTGTACGGGGTCGGCGCGGCGGCGAAAGCGTACTTCGGGACGACGGCGGACAAACTGACCGTGCCGCAGGCGGCGTTGCTCGCCGGAATGGTGAACAACCCCAGCGTCTACAACCCGTACACGCACCCGGACAAAGCACTGCAACGCCGCAACCTGGTCATCGACGACATGGTCACCAACGGTTCCCTCCCGGCGTCCTACGCGGCGACGGCGAAAGCGGCACCGCTCGGCCTGCTGCCGGACGGGCCGGTGACGCCGTCCGGCACCTGCCTGGGCGCGGCGCCGGACGCGGGGTTCTTCTGCGCCTACGCGGAAAGCTACCTCGTGCACGCCGGGTTCACCGCGGACCAGCTGGCCACCGGCGGGTACACGGTCAAGACGACGCTCGACCCGCGCGTCTCGCAGGTGGCGAAGGACGCCGTCGACGCGAACGTGCCGACCACGCAGGACGGCGTGGCGAACACCTTCGCCGTCGTGCAGCCGGGTTCGGCCGGGCACCAGGTGCTCGCCATGGTCGCCAACCGGAACTACGGCACGGATCCGGCGCGGGGCGAGACGTCCACCGACATCGTCGCGGACGCGAGCAACGAGTTCGGCGCCGGCTCGTCGTTCAAGATCTTCACCTCGGCCGCGGCGCTCGTCACCGGCAAAGCCGGCCTGGACACGCCCCTGCCGAACCCGGACAGCCAGTGCTTCCCCGTCCCCGACGCGCATTCGGCTTGCTACACCGTCCACAACGACGGCCACTACGCGGATCCGATCAGCCTCGCCGACGGGCTGGCGACGTCGCCGAACGTGGCGTTCGTCGGGCTGGAGAGCCAGGTCGGGATGCCCGCCGTCCTCGACATGGCGTACAAGCTCGGGCTGCGCAACACCCTCGCGACCAACGACGCCGGCGCGGCGCCGGACCCGAGTTCGAGCAACCCGCAGTACAGCCAGCCGCAGTCGAAGTACTTCCAGAACCTGCTGTCGTTCACCCTCGGCAACAGCCCGGTCAGCCCGCTGGAGATGGCGAACGTCTCGGCGACCCTGATGAGCGGCGGCGTCTGGTGCCCGCCGGACCCGATCCTGTCGGTGACCGACCGGAACGGGAACGCCGTGCCGGTGCCGCAACAGGCGTGCGAGCAGGTCATCCCCACGGGGGTCGCGAACACCCTCGAAGCGGGGCTGAGCAAGGACACGACGGACGGCACGTCGGCCCAGGCCGCCCACGCGGCCGGCTGGACCCGCCCCGACATCGGCAAGACGGGCACGACCCAGCAGAGCGAGTCGGTCGCGTTCGTCGGCGGCGTCGACGGCTACGCGGTGTCGTCCATGGTCTTCGCCGACGGCCCGCACCCGCGCGAGATCTGCCCGGGCACCCCGGTGCACCTGGGCGACTGCGGTCATGGGGCGTTCGGCGGCACGGTCGCCGCGCCGCCGTACTTCCACGCCATGAGCCAGCTGCTGGCCGGAGTCCCGGACCAGCCGATCCCCGGCCCGGACCCGGCGTACCTGCAGGCGCGGAGCTAG
- a CDS encoding PhoU domain-containing protein, which translates to MPTAFQKELVTLAHRLADLCALVAIALEEATRSVLESDPTLGGRAREEAAAVAALGAACEDQAGALLALHAPREEEVKAVLAAVHIAGEVTRMGGLAREVADARGVVPEPVRPVVARLGAQAAGAARALRELLGGGDGGGVGDAVALAGEVERELREWAGGPEWPFGVRAAVDVVLLGAVHARFAAMAARVARRAAGFVPVGA; encoded by the coding sequence ATGCCGACGGCGTTTCAGAAGGAACTGGTCACGCTCGCCCACCGGCTGGCGGACCTGTGCGCGCTCGTCGCGATCGCGCTCGAAGAGGCCACGCGCTCGGTGCTCGAAAGTGACCCCACGCTGGGCGGACGTGCCCGCGAAGAGGCCGCGGCGGTGGCCGCGCTCGGGGCCGCGTGCGAGGACCAGGCGGGGGCGCTGCTGGCGCTGCACGCGCCGCGGGAAGAAGAGGTGAAGGCGGTGCTCGCCGCCGTCCACATTGCCGGGGAAGTCACTCGGATGGGTGGACTTGCGCGGGAGGTCGCGGACGCGCGGGGAGTCGTGCCGGAGCCGGTGCGGCCTGTGGTGGCGCGGTTGGGGGCGCAGGCTGCTGGGGCCGCTCGGGCGCTGCGGGAGTTGCTCGGTGGTGGGGATGGTGGCGGGGTTGGGGATGCGGTCGCGCTCGCCGGGGAGGTTGAGCGGGAGTTGCGGGAGTGGGCCGGTGGTCCGGAGTGGCCGTTTGGGGTGCGGGCCGCGGTGGATGTCGTGCTGCTGGGTGCCGTGCACGCGCGCTTCGCGGCGATGGCGGCTCGGGTTGCTCGGCGGGCTGCCGGGTTTGTGCCGGTCGGGGCTTAG
- a CDS encoding alpha/beta fold hydrolase produces MPIFSAPDGTALAVRLSGTGAEPPVVCLPGGPMRAGAYLGDLGGLSASRRTAVLDLRGTGDSAEPVDPGTYRCDRQVEDVEALRKHLGLDRFDLLGHSAGASLALCYAERYPERLYRLALIAPSPRAVGFELPVAERRRIMARRAGAPWFEAAAAAYESIATRTATRADWAAFAPMYYGRWDDAARQHQATEPGQRNGAAARMYNAPGAFEPSVTRAALGAVTAEVLVLAGELDWIVSPAVAADIAALFPRGRVVVMAGAAHYPWLDDAPAFTSAVGGFLA; encoded by the coding sequence ATGCCGATCTTCTCCGCGCCGGACGGGACCGCGCTCGCCGTCCGCCTTTCCGGCACCGGGGCCGAGCCGCCGGTGGTGTGCCTGCCCGGCGGGCCGATGCGGGCCGGCGCCTACCTCGGCGATCTCGGCGGGCTGAGCGCGTCCCGGCGGACCGCCGTGCTCGACCTGCGGGGCACCGGTGACTCCGCGGAGCCGGTGGACCCGGGCACCTACCGGTGCGACCGCCAGGTCGAGGACGTCGAGGCGCTGCGCAAGCACCTCGGCCTCGACCGCTTCGACCTGCTCGGGCACTCGGCCGGGGCGAGCCTCGCGCTCTGCTACGCCGAGCGGTACCCGGAGCGCCTGTACCGGCTCGCGCTCATCGCGCCGAGCCCGCGGGCCGTCGGCTTCGAGCTGCCGGTCGCCGAACGGCGGCGGATCATGGCGCGGCGGGCCGGCGCGCCGTGGTTCGAGGCCGCGGCCGCCGCCTACGAGTCCATCGCCACCCGGACGGCGACCCGCGCCGACTGGGCCGCCTTCGCGCCGATGTACTACGGCCGTTGGGACGATGCCGCCCGGCAGCACCAGGCCACCGAACCCGGTCAGCGCAACGGGGCGGCCGCGCGGATGTACAACGCCCCTGGTGCCTTCGAGCCGTCGGTGACCCGTGCCGCGCTTGGCGCTGTCACCGCCGAGGTGCTCGTGCTGGCCGGCGAACTGGACTGGATCGTCAGCCCGGCCGTCGCCGCCGACATCGCCGCGCTCTTCCCGCGCGGCCGGGTCGTCGTGATGGCCGGTGCGGCGCACTACCCGTGGCTGGACGACGCGCCCGCGTTCACCTCAGCCGTGGGCGGTTTCCTGGCCTGA
- a CDS encoding single-stranded DNA-binding protein, whose product MAGETMVTVIGNLTADPELRFTPAGAAVANFTIASTPRQLDRESGEWRDGDPVFLRCSVWRQYAENAAESLNRGSRVIVHGRLRQRSYDTAEGEKRTVTELEVDELGPSLRYATAKVTKLSRPAGTGGSSTWTPEPAAAGCPPF is encoded by the coding sequence ATGGCGGGCGAAACGATGGTCACGGTGATCGGCAACCTGACGGCGGACCCGGAACTGCGGTTCACCCCGGCCGGCGCGGCGGTCGCGAACTTCACGATCGCGTCCACCCCACGGCAGCTCGACCGCGAGTCCGGCGAGTGGCGTGACGGCGACCCGGTGTTCCTGCGCTGCAGCGTGTGGCGGCAGTACGCGGAAAACGCGGCGGAGTCCCTCAACCGCGGATCCCGCGTCATCGTGCACGGCCGGCTGAGACAGCGGTCGTACGACACCGCGGAAGGCGAGAAGCGCACGGTGACGGAGCTGGAGGTCGACGAGCTCGGCCCGTCGCTGCGCTACGCGACGGCCAAGGTGACCAAGCTCAGCCGCCCGGCCGGCACCGGAGGCAGCAGCACCTGGACCCCGGAACCGGCGGCCGCGGGATGCCCGCCGTTCTGA
- a CDS encoding nitroreductase/quinone reductase family protein, translating into MPSDRVLKTMNAVHRGLIKLSGGKVGWQVAMPVLELTTVGRKSGQPRTVLLTSPHQEGDALVVVASRGGDHKHPAWFLNLRDQPDVEVSLKGAPKRPMRARVASAEERAKLWPKIAGDFKNYAQYQTKTEREIPLVFLEPR; encoded by the coding sequence ATGCCGAGCGACCGCGTCCTGAAGACGATGAACGCCGTGCACCGCGGCCTGATCAAGCTCAGCGGCGGGAAGGTCGGCTGGCAGGTCGCCATGCCCGTTCTCGAGCTCACCACGGTCGGGCGCAAGAGCGGGCAGCCGCGGACCGTGCTGCTGACCTCGCCGCACCAGGAGGGCGACGCACTCGTCGTCGTGGCCTCGCGGGGTGGGGACCACAAGCACCCCGCGTGGTTCCTCAACCTGCGCGACCAGCCGGACGTCGAGGTGTCGCTCAAGGGCGCGCCGAAGCGGCCGATGCGCGCGCGGGTCGCGAGCGCCGAAGAGCGTGCGAAGCTCTGGCCGAAGATCGCCGGTGACTTCAAGAACTACGCGCAGTACCAGACGAAGACCGAGCGCGAGATCCCGCTCGTCTTCCTCGAACCGCGCTAG
- a CDS encoding pirin family protein — MSNTEATPAELACADRPTATDPDRPAVEILAPREVPLGGPRAMRVRRTLPQRARSLIGAWCFADHYGPDEVASMDVAPHPHTGLQTVSWLFAGEIEHRDSLGTHAMVRPGELNLMTGGHGICHSEVSTPATKTLHGVQLWVALPERHRNTARAFDHYVPSVNRIEGAEIRVFLGSLAGRTSPIPTFTPLLGAEIVLNPDAHMSLGVDPRFEHGVLVDTGDVEVAGSRVRAAELGYVGIGVRSLTLSNRGSVPARFLLLGGTPFEEEILMWWNFVGRTHEEIAAFREAWEAGSDQFGSVTGYPGERLPAPALPAVRIKPRRNPASGQETAHG, encoded by the coding sequence ATGAGCAACACCGAGGCCACCCCGGCCGAGCTCGCCTGCGCCGACCGGCCGACGGCCACCGATCCCGACCGCCCCGCCGTCGAGATCCTCGCCCCGCGCGAAGTCCCCCTCGGCGGCCCCCGCGCGATGCGCGTCCGGCGAACCCTCCCCCAGCGCGCCCGTTCCCTCATCGGAGCCTGGTGCTTCGCCGACCACTACGGCCCCGACGAAGTCGCCTCGATGGACGTCGCACCGCACCCGCACACCGGCCTCCAGACGGTGAGCTGGCTCTTCGCCGGCGAAATCGAGCACCGCGACAGCCTCGGCACGCACGCGATGGTCCGCCCCGGCGAGCTCAACCTGATGACCGGCGGCCACGGCATCTGCCACTCGGAAGTCTCGACCCCGGCCACGAAAACCCTGCACGGCGTCCAGCTCTGGGTCGCGCTGCCCGAGCGGCACCGGAACACCGCCCGCGCCTTCGACCACTACGTGCCCTCGGTGAACCGGATCGAAGGGGCCGAGATCCGGGTGTTCCTCGGTTCGCTGGCCGGGCGCACGTCGCCGATCCCGACGTTCACCCCGCTGCTCGGCGCGGAGATCGTCCTGAACCCGGACGCCCACATGTCCCTCGGCGTCGACCCCCGCTTCGAGCACGGCGTCCTCGTCGACACCGGCGACGTCGAGGTGGCCGGTTCCCGCGTCCGCGCGGCCGAGCTGGGCTACGTGGGCATCGGCGTCCGGAGCTTGACCCTGAGCAACCGCGGGAGCGTCCCGGCCCGGTTCCTCCTGCTCGGTGGCACTCCGTTCGAGGAAGAAATCCTCATGTGGTGGAACTTCGTCGGCCGCACCCACGAGGAGATCGCGGCCTTCCGCGAAGCCTGGGAAGCCGGATCCGACCAGTTCGGCAGCGTCACGGGCTACCCGGGCGAGCGGCTGCCCGCACCGGCGCTGCCCGCGGTCCGCATCAAGCCGCGCCGCAACCCGGCGTCAGGCCAGGAAACCGCCCACGGCTGA
- a CDS encoding zinc-ribbon domain-containing protein gives MLIWGWRTRIYVLAMTTFLCGRCGNPASHAVRKAVTKFTLFFIPLFPIGVKYTAQCTFCGIENRIPKEDAVRLQAQEESQSQPPSGYPPHPSQGFPAQGAGQQGFQSPHPSQPQGFPAPQGFQPPHPSQPQGFPQPGQPGQFPQQGQ, from the coding sequence ATGCTGATCTGGGGCTGGCGGACACGGATCTACGTGCTGGCGATGACGACGTTCCTGTGCGGCCGCTGCGGCAACCCCGCCTCGCACGCGGTCCGCAAGGCGGTCACGAAGTTCACGCTGTTCTTCATCCCGCTCTTCCCGATCGGCGTCAAGTACACCGCGCAGTGCACCTTCTGCGGCATCGAAAACCGCATCCCGAAGGAGGACGCGGTCCGCCTGCAGGCGCAGGAGGAGAGCCAGTCCCAGCCGCCGTCCGGCTACCCGCCGCACCCTTCGCAGGGCTTCCCGGCGCAGGGCGCCGGACAGCAGGGCTTCCAGTCCCCGCACCCGTCCCAGCCCCAGGGTTTCCCGGCACCGCAGGGCTTCCAGCCGCCGCACCCGTCGCAGCCGCAGGGCTTCCCGCAGCCGGGCCAGCCGGGCCAGTTCCCCCAGCAGGGCCAGTAA
- a CDS encoding GntR family transcriptional regulator, protein MISASAGRPVTKSQLAYETIKARILDGSYGPGYRLVLDQIGRELDVSAVPVREALRRLEAEELIQFERNVGARVTAIDPVAYQHAMQTVAIVEGAATGLAAPLLTPDELARARTLNDRMRRSLAEFDPLAFTALNAEFHEVLFGACPNPNLVDLVQRCWTRLAAVRDSTFSSVPGRAPKSVEEHDRLLALIEGGAAPDEVERFAREHRLATLEAYLARTR, encoded by the coding sequence ATGATCAGCGCGTCCGCGGGAAGACCGGTCACGAAGTCCCAGCTGGCCTACGAGACGATCAAAGCCAGGATCCTGGACGGCAGCTACGGCCCGGGCTACCGGCTGGTGCTGGACCAGATCGGCCGCGAACTCGACGTCAGCGCGGTGCCCGTCCGGGAGGCCCTGCGCCGGCTCGAGGCCGAGGAGCTGATCCAGTTCGAGCGGAACGTCGGCGCCCGGGTGACCGCCATCGACCCCGTCGCCTACCAGCACGCGATGCAGACGGTCGCGATCGTCGAGGGCGCCGCCACCGGCCTCGCCGCGCCGCTGCTCACGCCGGACGAGCTGGCGCGGGCCCGCACGCTCAACGACCGGATGCGCCGCAGCCTCGCCGAGTTCGACCCGCTGGCGTTCACCGCGCTGAACGCCGAGTTCCACGAGGTGCTGTTCGGCGCGTGCCCCAACCCGAACCTGGTCGACCTGGTGCAGCGCTGCTGGACCCGGCTCGCCGCCGTCCGCGACAGCACGTTTTCCTCCGTGCCGGGGCGGGCGCCGAAGTCCGTCGAAGAGCACGATCGGCTGCTCGCGCTGATCGAGGGCGGTGCCGCGCCGGACGAGGTCGAGCGGTTCGCCCGCGAGCACCGGCTGGCGACGCTGGAGGCCTACCTCGCCCGGACCCGGTGA
- a CDS encoding thiamine pyrophosphate-dependent enzyme: protein MVSPASPAPTAADLIVGGLRAHGVDTVFGLPGVQTYDLFDSLARAGDEIRVIGARHEQTVAYMAFGYAQATGRTGVYTVVPGPGVLNASAALLSAHGASAPVLCLTSEIPRAYLGRGLGHLHEMPDQLATLRTMTKWSALVEHPSGVPDALATAFREAAGGRPRPVSLAVPWDVLGMRAPAEVAGPLPLPRPAVDPVAVEKAAELLSGAKHPMIMVGGGARHAAAEVRALAERLQAPVVAFRGGRGIVGDDHPLGFTCAAGFERWAETDVVIGIGSRMELSWFRWPDKPPGLKTILLDIDPRQATRLEADVAVVADAADATAALTEAAGPQRTDRTAEFAALKAEVAQRFADVGPELEYLRAIRDVLPREGFFVEEICQVGFASYFGFEVYAPRTFITCGHQGTLGFGYPTALGVQAAFPGHPVVSVAGDGGFMFAAQELATAVQYGLNVVAVVFDNGFYGNVHLDQERLFEGRALGGRLRNPDFARLAETFGALGLTARTPDDLRAALDKAFASGRPALVHVPCELGTGASPWKYLMPKSDRS from the coding sequence ATGGTCTCCCCTGCGTCTCCGGCCCCGACCGCGGCCGACCTGATCGTCGGCGGGCTGCGCGCCCACGGCGTGGACACCGTCTTCGGGCTGCCCGGCGTGCAGACCTACGACCTGTTCGACAGCCTCGCCCGCGCCGGCGACGAAATCCGGGTCATCGGCGCCCGGCACGAGCAGACCGTCGCCTACATGGCCTTCGGGTACGCGCAGGCGACCGGCCGGACGGGCGTCTACACCGTGGTGCCGGGTCCCGGCGTCCTCAACGCGTCGGCCGCGCTGCTCTCGGCGCACGGGGCGAGCGCGCCGGTGCTGTGCCTGACGAGCGAGATCCCGCGCGCCTACCTCGGCCGCGGGCTCGGGCACCTGCACGAGATGCCCGACCAGCTGGCGACCCTGCGCACGATGACGAAGTGGTCGGCGCTGGTCGAGCACCCGTCCGGGGTCCCGGACGCGCTGGCGACCGCGTTCCGGGAAGCGGCGGGCGGGCGGCCACGGCCGGTTTCGCTGGCGGTGCCGTGGGACGTGCTGGGGATGCGCGCCCCGGCGGAAGTCGCCGGCCCGTTGCCGCTCCCCCGCCCGGCCGTCGACCCGGTCGCGGTGGAGAAGGCCGCGGAGCTGCTGAGCGGCGCGAAGCACCCGATGATCATGGTGGGCGGCGGCGCCCGGCACGCGGCCGCCGAGGTCCGGGCGCTGGCGGAGCGGCTGCAGGCACCGGTGGTCGCGTTCCGCGGCGGGCGCGGCATCGTCGGCGACGACCACCCGCTCGGCTTCACCTGCGCCGCCGGCTTCGAGCGGTGGGCCGAGACGGACGTCGTGATCGGCATCGGGTCGCGGATGGAGCTGTCCTGGTTCCGCTGGCCGGACAAGCCGCCCGGCCTGAAGACGATCCTGCTCGACATCGACCCGCGGCAGGCGACCCGGCTCGAAGCGGACGTCGCGGTCGTCGCCGACGCGGCCGACGCCACGGCCGCGCTCACCGAGGCCGCCGGTCCACAACGGACGGATCGGACGGCGGAGTTCGCCGCACTGAAAGCCGAGGTGGCGCAACGCTTCGCCGACGTCGGGCCGGAGCTGGAGTACCTGCGGGCGATCCGCGACGTGCTGCCCCGCGAGGGCTTCTTCGTCGAGGAGATCTGCCAGGTCGGCTTCGCGTCCTACTTCGGCTTCGAGGTCTACGCCCCGCGCACCTTCATCACCTGCGGCCACCAGGGCACGCTCGGCTTCGGCTACCCGACGGCGCTGGGCGTGCAGGCCGCGTTCCCGGGCCACCCGGTCGTCTCGGTGGCCGGCGACGGCGGCTTCATGTTCGCGGCGCAGGAGCTCGCCACGGCTGTCCAATATGGACTCAACGTGGTCGCGGTGGTGTTCGACAACGGCTTCTACGGCAACGTCCACCTCGACCAGGAGCGCCTGTTCGAGGGCCGGGCGCTGGGCGGCCGGCTGCGGAACCCGGACTTCGCCCGGCTGGCCGAGACGTTCGGCGCGCTCGGCCTGACCGCGCGCACCCCGGACGACCTGCGCGCCGCGCTGGACAAGGCGTTCGCGTCGGGCCGCCCGGCGCTGGTGCACGTGCCGTGCGAACTGGGCACCGGCGCCTCGCCGTGGAAGTACCTGATGCCGAAGTCGGACCGCAGCTAG
- a CDS encoding PadR family transcriptional regulator, with amino-acid sequence MRTTHALVQLAAALMVAPDDRHWGYQLSKASGVQSGAMYPRLSAMLAEGWLDDGWEDQHEAGGRPPRRYYTLTEKGKVELGALLSRAEQDQRFRGMNLGYA; translated from the coding sequence ATGCGGACCACCCACGCCTTGGTGCAGCTCGCCGCTGCGCTGATGGTGGCACCTGACGACCGGCATTGGGGCTACCAGTTGTCGAAGGCTTCCGGCGTCCAGTCCGGCGCCATGTACCCCCGGCTCAGTGCGATGCTGGCCGAAGGCTGGCTCGACGACGGCTGGGAGGACCAGCACGAGGCCGGCGGAAGGCCGCCTCGCCGCTACTACACCCTCACTGAAAAAGGGAAGGTCGAACTGGGCGCGCTGCTGAGCAGGGCCGAGCAGGACCAGCGGTTCCGCGGAATGAACCTGGGGTACGCGTGA
- a CDS encoding pyridoxal phosphate-dependent decarboxylase family protein, with protein sequence MHPRLAEDLDSLPDLLDAASKLAAEALGGVGERAAAVPPVGVRPAPLPVGGVGARGALHEFSRRWEPGFAASAGPRYLGFVTGGATPAALAGDWLTSAHDQNPASGMDSSAQDLERETVGWLAELFGLGAEFSGAFVTGATMSTVTGLAIAREWLGEQAGVTVSEDGAAALGPVTVLSGAPHSSVLKALSFLGMGRSALRKVPVLPGREAVDVGKLAEVLESLDGPAVVVANAGTVNTVDFDDLRAIAELKRRHGFWLHVDAAFGGFAALAPDHAALTAGLDQADSVVVDLHKWLNVPYDSAVQFTRRRDLQLRVFSNNAAYLGEIGETPDFLHLTPENSRRLRALPAWFSLTAYGRDGHREIVERCVSLARDLGARIDGSPHWELLAPVRLNVVCFAPAGDVTQARVDSLVRAIAEEGTTFLTPTVFDGRPALRAAFSNWRTTPADVELVFAALERVAAG encoded by the coding sequence ATGCACCCGAGGCTTGCCGAAGACCTGGACTCGCTGCCCGATCTGCTCGATGCCGCGAGCAAGCTCGCCGCCGAGGCGCTGGGCGGGGTGGGGGAGCGGGCGGCCGCCGTGCCGCCGGTCGGCGTGAGGCCCGCGCCGCTGCCAGTCGGTGGGGTGGGGGCTCGCGGGGCGCTGCACGAGTTTTCGCGGCGGTGGGAACCCGGGTTCGCGGCCAGTGCGGGGCCTCGGTACCTCGGCTTCGTCACCGGCGGTGCGACGCCGGCGGCGCTCGCTGGGGACTGGCTGACCTCGGCGCACGATCAGAATCCCGCCAGCGGGATGGACTCGTCGGCGCAGGACCTCGAACGCGAGACCGTCGGCTGGCTGGCCGAGCTGTTCGGGCTGGGGGCGGAGTTCTCCGGGGCGTTCGTCACCGGGGCCACCATGTCGACGGTGACCGGGCTGGCCATCGCCCGCGAGTGGCTCGGCGAACAGGCTGGGGTGACGGTTTCCGAGGACGGCGCCGCCGCGCTCGGGCCGGTGACCGTGCTGTCCGGGGCGCCGCATTCGAGTGTGCTGAAGGCGTTGTCGTTCCTCGGGATGGGCCGCTCCGCACTGCGGAAGGTGCCCGTGCTGCCGGGGCGCGAAGCCGTCGACGTCGGGAAGCTCGCCGAAGTGCTCGAGAGTCTCGACGGGCCGGCCGTCGTCGTCGCCAACGCCGGGACCGTCAACACCGTCGACTTCGACGACCTGCGCGCGATCGCCGAACTCAAGCGGCGGCACGGCTTCTGGCTGCACGTCGACGCCGCGTTCGGCGGGTTCGCCGCGCTCGCGCCGGATCATGCCGCGCTGACCGCGGGCCTCGACCAGGCCGACTCGGTCGTCGTCGACCTGCACAAGTGGCTCAACGTGCCCTATGACTCGGCCGTCCAGTTCACCCGGCGCCGAGACCTGCAGCTGCGGGTGTTCAGCAACAACGCCGCCTACCTCGGCGAAATCGGCGAGACGCCGGACTTCCTGCATCTGACGCCCGAGAACTCGCGGCGGCTGCGCGCGCTCCCGGCCTGGTTCTCGCTCACGGCCTACGGCCGCGACGGGCACCGCGAGATCGTCGAGCGCTGCGTCTCGCTGGCGCGCGACCTCGGCGCGCGGATCGACGGCTCGCCGCACTGGGAACTGCTCGCGCCGGTGCGGCTCAACGTCGTCTGCTTCGCCCCGGCCGGTGACGTCACCCAGGCCCGCGTCGACAGCCTCGTCCGCGCCATCGCCGAGGAGGGGACCACGTTCCTCACCCCGACCGTGTTCGACGGCCGCCCGGCACTGCGCGCGGCGTTCAGCAACTGGCGTACCACGCCGGCCGACGTCGAGCTGGTCTTCGCCGCGCTGGAGCGTGTCGCGGCCGGCTAG